One genomic window of Thermodesulfobacteriota bacterium includes the following:
- a CDS encoding RNA methyltransferase produces the protein MGQRIVLDQITLVLVRPRFPENIGSVARAMKNMGLSRLAIVNGASPLHRNAFKLASGAEEILERAEEFPDLGEAISGMACVVGTTCREGKERTPLLSPGQLAKRLAPLSQRNLIGIVFGSEREGLTNEELSLCHLFARIPSSESFPSLNLSHAVAIFCYELFQWSGTFRRPPPSLATSEQLERLFSHMEHTLIRIGFLDPKHPKRMMRTLRRLFGRSKLDEREVRILHGIWSKVDWALENRRGGGDP, from the coding sequence ATGGGGCAGCGAATCGTGCTTGACCAAATCACCCTCGTCCTGGTGAGGCCAAGATTTCCTGAGAACATCGGCTCCGTGGCCAGGGCGATGAAGAATATGGGGCTCAGCCGGCTGGCCATTGTCAACGGGGCCTCCCCCCTCCATCGGAATGCCTTTAAATTGGCCTCGGGTGCCGAGGAGATCTTAGAGAGGGCCGAGGAATTTCCCGACTTGGGGGAGGCGATCTCAGGGATGGCTTGTGTGGTGGGGACCACCTGCCGGGAGGGGAAAGAGAGGACGCCCCTTTTAAGTCCCGGACAGCTGGCCAAGCGTCTGGCTCCGCTTTCCCAGAGGAACTTGATCGGAATTGTATTCGGCTCTGAACGGGAGGGGCTGACCAACGAAGAGCTCTCCCTCTGCCATCTCTTCGCCAGGATCCCTTCCTCTGAATCGTTTCCCTCCCTCAACCTCTCCCATGCCGTGGCGATCTTTTGTTACGAACTCTTTCAATGGTCGGGGACGTTTCGGAGACCCCCTCCCTCTCTGGCCACCTCGGAGCAATTGGAACGACTCTTTTCCCACATGGAGCACACCCTGATTCGGATCGGCTTCTTGGATCCGAAGCATCCAAAACGGATGATGAGGACCCTGAGACGCCTCTTCGGCAGGAGCAAGCTGGACGAACGGGAGGTCCGGATCCTCCACGGGATCTGGAGCAAGGTGGACTGGGCATTGGAAAATAGAAGAGGCGGGGGCGATCCTTGA